In one Yarrowia lipolytica chromosome 1A, complete sequence genomic region, the following are encoded:
- a CDS encoding uncharacterized protein (Compare to YALI0A02717g, similar to uniprot|P42938 Saccharomyces cerevisiae YGR205w, similar to Saccharomyces cerevisiae YGR205W; ancestral locus Anc_5.132) — protein MNTDKVNSIVSFLRPLISAHRSASANVPFVLGFSGPQGCGKSTLVAELSTALRQAPFNYKVIELSLDDLYLTHEGQERLSEEFPNNKLYRHRGEPGTHDVALGEKTLKSLVQNKVTPVPRYDKSKFQGQGDRVPESEWPVMTPPFDVVLFEGWCAGFRAISIDELEALYAQSTSLARDETDPDAAPAVDPANLEASSIDQLKEPVPTTLAHHQFSDLQQVNHELKKLQQLWKYFDAFVHLDSLDINFTYKWRLQQEHALIQKRGTGMTDQQVKKFIDGYMPAYEMYIPGLREQTLLTRPNRQLRLVLDEDRKVKFERVK, from the coding sequence ATGAACACAGACAAAGTCAACTCGATTGTGTCGTTTCTGCGGCCGCTGATTTCCGCCCACCGCTCGGCCTCCGCCAACGTGCCGTTTGTGCTCGGCTTTTCCGGGCCCCAGGGCTGTGGAAAGTCCACCTTGGTAGCCGAGCTGTCTACTGCTCTGAGACAGGCCCCCTTCAACTACAAGGTCATTGAGCTGTCGCTGGACGACCTGTACCTGACGCACGAGGGCCAGGAGCGACTGTCGGAGGAGTTCCCCAACAACAAGCTCTATCGACACAGAGGCGAGCCTGGCACCCACGATGTCGCTCTGGGCGAAAAGACCCTCAAGAGCCTGGTACAGAACAAGGTGACTCCCGTGCCTCGGTACGACAAGAGCAAGTTTCAGGGCCAGGGCGACCGCGTGCCCGAGTCCGAGTGGCCCGTCATGACGCCCCCTTTTGACGTGGTGCTGTTTGAGGGCTGGTGTGCTGGCTTCCGAGCCATCTCCatcgacgagctggaggctctgtACGCGCAGAGCACGAGTCTGGCGCGTGACGAGACAGATCCCGACGCGGCACCGGCAGTGGATCCCGCCAATCTCGAGGCCTCGTCCATTGAtcagctcaaggagcccGTGCCAACGACTCTGGCACACCACCAGTTTTCCGATCTGCAGCAGGTCAACcacgagctcaagaagctccagcagctgtggAAGTACTTTGACGCGTTTGTGCACCTTGACTCGCTGGACATAAACTTCACCTACAAGTGGCGTTTGCAACAGGAACACGCGTTGATCCAGAAACGAGGAACAGGCATGACCGACCAGCAGGTCAAGAAGTTCATCGATGGCTACATGCCTGCCTATGAGATGTACATTCCCGGACTGAGAGAGCAGACACTATTGACTAGACCCAATCGGCAGTTGAGATTGGTGTTGGACGAGGACAGAAAG